A DNA window from Streptococcus parapneumoniae contains the following coding sequences:
- the rpsO gene encoding 30S ribosomal protein S15 — protein MAISKEKKNEIIAQYARHEGDTGSVEVQVAVLTWEINHLNEHIKQHKKDHATYRGLMKKIGRRRNLLAYLRKNDVNRYRELINSLGLRR, from the coding sequence ATGGCAATCTCAAAAGAGAAAAAAAATGAAATTATCGCACAATATGCACGTCACGAAGGTGATACAGGTTCAGTAGAGGTTCAAGTTGCTGTCCTTACTTGGGAAATCAACCACCTTAACGAACACATCAAACAACACAAAAAAGACCACGCTACTTACCGTGGATTGATGAAGAAAATCGGTCGCCGTCGTAACTTGCTTGCATACTTGCGTAAAAACGACGTTAACCGTTACCGTGAGTTAATTAACTCTCTAGGACTTCGTCGTTAA
- a CDS encoding CadD family cadmium resistance transporter — protein MGQTIISAIGVYISTSIDYLIILFILFAQLSQNKQKWHIYAGQYLGTGLLVGASLVAAYVVNFVPEEWMVGLLGLIPIYLGIRFAIVGEGEEEEEEEEEIIERLEQSKANQLFWTVTLLTIASGGDNLGIYIPYFASLDWSQTLVALLVFVIGIIILCEISRVLSSIPLIFETIEKYERIIVPLVFILLGLYIMYENGTIETFLTV, from the coding sequence ATGGGACAGACAATCATATCTGCTATTGGTGTTTATATTTCCACCAGTATCGATTATTTAATTATTTTATTTATTTTATTTGCACAGCTATCACAGAATAAACAAAAATGGCATATTTATGCGGGGCAATATCTAGGCACAGGCTTACTTGTAGGGGCGAGTTTAGTTGCTGCTTATGTCGTTAATTTCGTGCCTGAAGAATGGATGGTTGGATTGCTTGGTTTAATCCCTATCTATTTAGGGATTCGCTTTGCAATTGTTGGAGAAGGTGAGGAAGAAGAGGAAGAAGAGGAAGAAATTATTGAAAGATTAGAACAAAGCAAGGCAAATCAACTGTTTTGGACAGTTACATTGCTAACAATTGCGTCTGGCGGAGATAATTTAGGTATCTATATACCTTATTTTGCTTCATTAGATTGGTCACAGACCCTCGTGGCCTTGCTTGTGTTTGTAATCGGCATAATTATCTTATGCGAGATTAGTCGGGTATTATCCTCTATTCCCTTAATATTCGAGACAATTGAAAAATACGAGCGAATCATTGTGCCCTTAGTATTCATTCTACTTGGACTATACATCATGTATGAAAATGGCACGATAGAGACTTTTCTGACCGTGTAG